One Alnus glutinosa chromosome 3, dhAlnGlut1.1, whole genome shotgun sequence genomic region harbors:
- the LOC133863462 gene encoding auxin-responsive protein IAA26-like, whose amino-acid sequence MEGSSRSEVCPQLLDLIPKQGEWIANRDGERRHGLSEEKKLELRLAPPGEDWSVKDNTKTNHRDRDESLFSLAYFSPMASMNHNTSINNNSNGSTVFSSPWSSSAYQGQTQHNHQQTKAPSFLQFPSTPQSLPVMAQEASQPCCTKVVDLQSSEKKTFSPSSAKTAVPNSSQKRTAPAPVVGWPPIRSFRKNLASSSSSKPAPESQNAAPDKTATKKPVETCGKGLFVKINMDGVPIGRKVDLKAYDTYEKLSSAVDELFRGLLAAQRDSCAGGVHQKKQEEEKAITGLLDGSGEYTLVYEDNEGDRMLVGDVPWHMFVSTVKRLRVLKSSELSALTLCSSKQDKVPLDSPMK is encoded by the exons ATGGAGGGGTCTTCAAGAAGTGAGGTCTGTCCTCAGTTGCTAGATTTGATTCCCAAACAGGGGGAGTGGATTGCAAACAGAGACGGAGAAAGAAGGCATGGCCTTTCAGAGGAGAAAAAGCTGGAGCTAAGGCTTGCTCCACCTGGTGAAGACTGGTCTGTGAAAGACAACACAAAGACAAACCATAGAGACAGAGATGAGTCTCTATTCTCTCTTGCATACTTCTCTCCTATGGCTTCCATGAACCATAACACTAGCATCAACAACAACAGCAATGGAAGCACTGTTTTCTCATCTCCGTGGTCGTCTTCAGCTTACCAGGGACAGACCCAGCACAATCACCAGCAGACAAAAGCTCCGTCATTTCTTCAGTTCCCTTCAACCCCTCAGAGCTTGCCTGTTATGGCTCAGGAAGCATCACAGCCCTGTTGCACTAAAGTGGTCGACTTGCAGAGTTCAGAGAAGAAAACATTTTCACCATCTTCTGCAAAGACAGCTGTACCCAACAGCTCTCAGAAAAG GACTGCTCCAGCTCCAGTGGTGGGGTGGCCTCCAATTCGTTCATTCAGGAAGAATCTTGCTAGCAGCAGCTCTTCAAAACCAGCTCCAGAGTCGCAAAATGCGGCCCCAGACAAGACTGCCACTAAAAAACCGGTTGAAACTTGCGGCAAAGGCCTGTTCGTGAAGATCAATATGGATGGAGTGCCTATTGGGAGAAAAGTGGATCTCAAGGCCTATGACACCTATGAGAAACTCTCCTCTGCTGTTGATGAACTCTTCAGGGGCCTGCTTGCAG CTCAAAGAGATTCCTGTGCTGGTGGAGTCCACCAGAAGAAGCAAGAGGAAGAGAAAGCGATTACGGGTTTACTGGATGGAAGCGGCGAGTATACTCTTGTTTATGAGGATAATGAAGGAGACAGGATGCTTGTTGGGGATGTCCCATGGCA CATGTTTGTATCTACCGTGAAGAGGCTGCGCGTGTTGAAGAGCTCTGAACTTTCTGCACTTACCC TTTGCAGCAGTAAGCAAGACAAGGTGCCTCTTGACTCTCCAATGAAGTGA
- the LOC133864105 gene encoding hexokinase-1-like, with the protein MGKVLVGAAVICAAAVCAAAAAVVVRRSMRRAARWDRVKAIVKEFEEKCGTSIEKLKQVADAMNLEMHNGLVSDSGDASKLKMLITYVDNLPTGNEKGVFYALDLGGTNFRVLRVQLGGKDDGIVNQEFAEVSIPSDLMVGTSEALFDFIAGELAKFVDQEGEGFQLPPGRQRELGFTFSFPVMQSSIASGHLIKWTKGFSIDDAVGQDIVAELTKAMERQGVDMRVSALVNDTVGTLAGGRHSNRDVVAAVILGTGTNAAYVEHAHAIPKLNGLLPKSGEMVINMEWGNFRSSHLPLTEYDHALDAESLNPGEQIFEKIISGMYLGEIVRRVLCRMAEEASIFGDTIPPKLKVPFILRTPDMSAMHHDTSSDLKVVDNKLKNILEIPNTSLEIRKVVVELCDIVATRGARLAAAGILGILMKLGRDTIKHVEKQRAAIALDGGLYEHYTEYRECLENTLKELLGEEVSQSIVIELSKDGSGIGAALLAASHSRYLEADES; encoded by the exons ATGGGGAAGGTGTTGGTAGGTGCGGCGGTGATATGCGCGGCGGCAGTGTGCGCGGCTGCGGCGGCAGTGGTGGTGCGCCGCAGCATGCGGCGCGCGGCGCGGTGGGACCGGGTGAAGGCCATAGTGAAGGAGTTTGAGGAGAAATGTGGGACTTCCATTGAGAAGCTGAAGCAGGTGGCTGATGCCATGAATTTGGAGATGCACAACGGGCTTGTCTCTGATTCTGGAGATGCCAGCAAGCTCAAGATGCTCATCACCTATGTCGACAATCTCCCAACTGG AAATGAGAAAGGAGTGTTTTATGCATTGGACCTTGGAGGGACAAATTTCCGCGTGTTGAGGGTGCAATTGGGAGGGAAGGACGATGGTATTGTCAATCAAGAATTCGCCGAAGTGTCAATTCCTTCAGATTTGATGGTTGGAACTTCAGAG GCACTATTTGATTTTATTGCGGGAGAACTTGCAAAATTTGTTGATCAAGAAGGAGAGGGTTTTCAACTTCCGCCTGGTAGGCAGAGGGAACTTGGTTTTACGTTCTCATTTCCTGTGATGCAATCATCAATTGCTTCTGGGCACCTTATTAAGTGGACGAAAGGCTTCTCCATAGATGATGCG GTTGGCCAAGACATTGTGGCGGAATTAACAAAAGCAATGGAGAGACAAGGTGTTGACATGCGTGTGTCAGCTTTG GTGAATGATACGGTTGGGACATTAGCTGGAGGTAGACATTCCAACAGGGATGTTGTTGCTGCTGTTATCTTGGGTACTGGAACAAATGCAGCATATGTTGAACATGCACATGCAATACCAAAATTGAACGGTCTTCTGCCTAAATCTGGAGAAATG GTTATCAACATGGAGTGGGGTAACTTTAGGTCATCACATCTTCCGTTAACAGAGTATGATCATGCACTGGATGCTGAGAGTTTGAATCCAGGTGAACAG ATTTTTGAGAAGATAATTTCTGGTATGTATTTGGGAGAAATTGTTCGCAGAGTTCTGTGCAGAATGGCTGAAGAAGCTTCCATATTTGGTGACACCATTCCACCAAAACTAAAAGTTCCGTTCATATTGAG GACACCTGACATGTCAGCAATGCATCATGACACATCTTCTGATCTGAAAGTGGTTGATAACAAATTGAAGAATATTTTAGAG ATACCTAATACCTCCCTCGAAATAAGAAAAGTTGTCGTCGAGCTCTGCGACATTGTTGCAACACGTGGGGCTCGTCTTGCTGCTGCTGGGATCTTGGGCATCCTGATGAAATTAGGAAGAGACACAATCAAGCATGTGGAGAAACAGAGGGCAGCGATAGCCTTGGATGGTGGATTATACGAGCATTACACTGAATATAGGGAGTGCTTGGAGAATACATTAAAAGAATTGCTCGGAGAAGAAGTCTCACAAAGCATTGTCATTGAGCTCTCCAAAGATGGGTCAGGTATCGGAGCTGCTCTTCTTGCTGCGTCTCACTCACGATACCTTGAAGCCGACGAGTCCTGA
- the LOC133862572 gene encoding nuclear poly(A) polymerase 4-like isoform X1 yields the protein MVSSEGLSGSPAPAAKQYGVTKPLSVAGPTEADRQRSRELEKFLVDAGLYESKEEAAKREEVLGRIRQIVKDWVKQLTRLRGYTDQMVEDANAVILTFGSYRLGVHGPGTDIDTLCVGPSYVNREDFFYRLHNILAEMEEVTELQPVPDAHVPVMKFKFDSISIDLLYASISLLVVPEDLDISDLSVLYNVDEPTVRSLNGCRVADQILKLVPNAEHFCTTLRCLKFWAKRRGVYSNVTGFLGGVNWALLVARVCQLYPNAVPSMLVSRFFRVYTQWRWANPVMLCAIEEDKLGFSVWDPRKNPRDRTHLMPIITPAYPCMNSSYNVSTSTLRVMMEQFQHGHKICEEIELNNAQWSALFEPYLFFESYKNYLQVDIVAANDDDVLAWKGWVESRLRQLTLMIERDTFGKLQCHPYPHEYVDTSKQCSHCAFFMGLQRKQGEIIQEGQQFDIRATVDEFRQSVNMYMFWKPGMEIYVSHVRRKQIPSYVFPDGYKRSRPSRLTGQQQASKLSHEYGEVGGTGSSERCVKRKNDSDAVDLKQGMPEKRQSISPQRQDSVSPEIISNKFSSVSGEHLASHLVGNNAIAERDRTWQVNNGKVEGLASNGLSAATGSVRQELRWMEGDKGSNMELAESQKGMLCPETEAACGSNSSIITTLASEGSSCEDVGFGSMVGSSEGNTGSVDESMDGGNNLGSSLGDLCEAHSVLPSEDERVNCSEVLQDGSQEELEPNAALGMVINSRGEVNSEAVQKPVISRLSLTTTA from the exons atcGTAAAAGATTGGGTGAAGCAACTTACTCGGTTGAGAGGATACACCGATCAAATGGTGGAGGATGCAAATGCTGTCATTCTTACTTTTGGTTCTTATCGACTTGGA GTTCATGGTCCTGGGACGGATATAGACACGTTATGTGTTGGGCCATCGTATGTGAATCGGGAG GACTTCTTCTATAGATTGCACAACATCCTGGCAGAAATGGAAGAAGTTACAGAACTACAACCAGTTCCAGATGCTCATGTCCCAGTAATGAAATTCAAGTTTGATAGCATATCTATAGACCTCCTTTATGCAAGTATTTCTCTCTTGGTTGTACCTGAG GACTTGGACATTTCTGATCTTTCTGTATTGTACAATGTTGATGAGCCCACTGTTCGAAGTCTTAATGGCTGCAGGGTTGCAGATCAAATTCTTAAGCTTGTTCCAAATGCTGAG CATTTTTGCACAACACTCCGATGCTTGAAGTTTTGGGCCAAAAGGCGTGGTGTCTATTCCAAT GTGACCGGATTTCTTGGGGGTGTGAACTGGGCACTTCTTGTAGCTCGTGTGTGCCAGCTTTATCCAAATGCAGTTCCCAGCATGCTCGTCTCTcgattttttagggtttatacaCAGTGGCGTTGGGCAAACCCTGTGATGTTATGTGCAATTGAAGAGGACAAACTTGGATTTTCTGTCTGGGATCCTCGTAAGAACCCTCGTGACCGGACTCATCTCATGCCTATCATAACTCCTGCCTACCCTTGCATGAATTCTAGCTACAATGTTTCGACAAGCACCCTCAGGGTTATGATGGAGCAGTTCCAACATGGTCACAAGATTTGTGAG GAGATAGAACTCAATAATGCCCAGTGGAGTGCTCTGTTTGAACCATACTTGTTCTTTGAAAGCTATAAGAACTATCTACAGGTTGACATAGTTGCGGCCAACGATGATGATGTGCTTGCTTGGAAAGGCTGGGTAGAATCCAGGCTGAGGCAATTGACTCTGATG ATTGAGCGAGATACCTTTGGGAAGTTGCAATGCCATCCTTATCCTCATGAGTATGTGGATACATCCAAGCAGTGTTCCCATTGTGCTTTTTTTATGGGTTTGCAAAGGAAACAGGGGGAGATAATCCAAGAAGGTCAGCAGTTTGATATCCGTGCGACAGTTGATGAATTCAGGCAATCTGTAAACATGTACATGTTTTGGAAACCGGGGATGGAAATTTATGTTTCTCATGTTCGTAGAAAGCAAATTCCTTCATATGTGTTTCCAGATGGTTATAAACGGTCTCGACCGTCTAGGCTGACAGGCCAGCAGCAGGCTAGTAAATTATCTCATGAATATGGCGAAGTTGGTGGCACTGGCTCCAGTGAGAGGTGCGTTAAGAGGAAGAATGATTCTGATGCAGTAGATTTGAAGCAAGGCATGCCTGAAAAACGGCAATCAATTAGCCCTCAGAGACAGGATTCAGTTTCTCCTGAAATTATCAGTAATAAGTTCAGCAGTGTTTCCGGGGAGCATTTGGCATCTCATCTGGTGGGAAATAATGCAATCGCTGAAAGGGACAGAACATGGCAGGTCAACAATGGTAAAGTGGAAGGTTTGGCATCAAATGGCTTGAGTGCCGCGACTGGATCTGTTAGGCAAGAGCTGCGCTGGATGGAGGGTGATAAAGGGTCCAATATGGAGCTAGCTGAATCACAAAAAGGGATGCTCTGCCCAGAAACTGAGGCTGCATGTGGCTCAAATTCCAGCATCATCACAACCCTTGCAAGTGAGGGCAGCTCTTGTGAGGATGTGGGATTTGGATCGATGGTAGGTAGCAGTGAGGGGAATACTGGGAGTGTTGATGAAAGCATGGATGGGGGTAATAACCTTGGATCTTCTCTGGGTGATTTGTGTGAAGCACACTCTGTGTTGCCTTCGGAGGATGAACGTGTAAATTGCAGTGAAGTTCTTCAAGATGGATCCCAGGAAGAGTTAGAG CCTAATGCTGCACTCGGGATGGTAATCAATTCCAGGGGTGAAGTGAACTCGGAAGCTGTGCAAAAACCAGTGATAAG CAGATTGAGTTTAACAACTACGGCATGA
- the LOC133862572 gene encoding nuclear poly(A) polymerase 4-like isoform X2 codes for MVSSEGLSGSPAPAAKQYGVTKPLSVAGPTEADRQRSRELEKFLVDAGLYESKEEAAKREEVLGRIRQIVKDWVKQLTRLRGYTDQMVEDANAVILTFGSYRLGVHGPGTDIDTLCVGPSYVNREDFFYRLHNILAEMEEVTELQPVPDAHVPVMKFKFDSISIDLLYASISLLVVPEDLDISDLSVLYNVDEPTVRSLNGCRVADQILKLVPNAEHFCTTLRCLKFWAKRRGVYSNVTGFLGGVNWALLVARVCQLYPNAVPSMLVSRFFRVYTQWRWANPVMLCAIEEDKLGFSVWDPRKNPRDRTHLMPIITPAYPCMNSSYNVSTSTLRVMMEQFQHGHKICEEIELNNAQWSALFEPYLFFESYKNYLQVDIVAANDDDVLAWKGWVESRLRQLTLMIERDTFGKLQCHPYPHEYVDTSKQCSHCAFFMGLQRKQGEIIQEGQQFDIRATVDEFRQSVNMYMFWKPGMEIYVSHVRRKQIPSYVFPDGYKRSRPSRLTGQQQASKLSHEYGEVGGTGSSERCVKRKNDSDAVDLKQGMPEKRQSISPQRQDSVSPEIISNKFSSVSGEHLASHLVGNNAIAERDRTWQVNNGKVEGLASNGLSAATGSVRQELRWMEGDKGSNMELAESQKGMLCPETEAACGSNSSIITTLASEGSSCEDVGFGSMVGSSEGNTGSVDESMDGGNNLGSSLGDLCEAHSVLPSEDERVNCSEVLQDGSQEELEPNAALGMVINSRGEVNSEAVQKPVIRLSLTTTA; via the exons atcGTAAAAGATTGGGTGAAGCAACTTACTCGGTTGAGAGGATACACCGATCAAATGGTGGAGGATGCAAATGCTGTCATTCTTACTTTTGGTTCTTATCGACTTGGA GTTCATGGTCCTGGGACGGATATAGACACGTTATGTGTTGGGCCATCGTATGTGAATCGGGAG GACTTCTTCTATAGATTGCACAACATCCTGGCAGAAATGGAAGAAGTTACAGAACTACAACCAGTTCCAGATGCTCATGTCCCAGTAATGAAATTCAAGTTTGATAGCATATCTATAGACCTCCTTTATGCAAGTATTTCTCTCTTGGTTGTACCTGAG GACTTGGACATTTCTGATCTTTCTGTATTGTACAATGTTGATGAGCCCACTGTTCGAAGTCTTAATGGCTGCAGGGTTGCAGATCAAATTCTTAAGCTTGTTCCAAATGCTGAG CATTTTTGCACAACACTCCGATGCTTGAAGTTTTGGGCCAAAAGGCGTGGTGTCTATTCCAAT GTGACCGGATTTCTTGGGGGTGTGAACTGGGCACTTCTTGTAGCTCGTGTGTGCCAGCTTTATCCAAATGCAGTTCCCAGCATGCTCGTCTCTcgattttttagggtttatacaCAGTGGCGTTGGGCAAACCCTGTGATGTTATGTGCAATTGAAGAGGACAAACTTGGATTTTCTGTCTGGGATCCTCGTAAGAACCCTCGTGACCGGACTCATCTCATGCCTATCATAACTCCTGCCTACCCTTGCATGAATTCTAGCTACAATGTTTCGACAAGCACCCTCAGGGTTATGATGGAGCAGTTCCAACATGGTCACAAGATTTGTGAG GAGATAGAACTCAATAATGCCCAGTGGAGTGCTCTGTTTGAACCATACTTGTTCTTTGAAAGCTATAAGAACTATCTACAGGTTGACATAGTTGCGGCCAACGATGATGATGTGCTTGCTTGGAAAGGCTGGGTAGAATCCAGGCTGAGGCAATTGACTCTGATG ATTGAGCGAGATACCTTTGGGAAGTTGCAATGCCATCCTTATCCTCATGAGTATGTGGATACATCCAAGCAGTGTTCCCATTGTGCTTTTTTTATGGGTTTGCAAAGGAAACAGGGGGAGATAATCCAAGAAGGTCAGCAGTTTGATATCCGTGCGACAGTTGATGAATTCAGGCAATCTGTAAACATGTACATGTTTTGGAAACCGGGGATGGAAATTTATGTTTCTCATGTTCGTAGAAAGCAAATTCCTTCATATGTGTTTCCAGATGGTTATAAACGGTCTCGACCGTCTAGGCTGACAGGCCAGCAGCAGGCTAGTAAATTATCTCATGAATATGGCGAAGTTGGTGGCACTGGCTCCAGTGAGAGGTGCGTTAAGAGGAAGAATGATTCTGATGCAGTAGATTTGAAGCAAGGCATGCCTGAAAAACGGCAATCAATTAGCCCTCAGAGACAGGATTCAGTTTCTCCTGAAATTATCAGTAATAAGTTCAGCAGTGTTTCCGGGGAGCATTTGGCATCTCATCTGGTGGGAAATAATGCAATCGCTGAAAGGGACAGAACATGGCAGGTCAACAATGGTAAAGTGGAAGGTTTGGCATCAAATGGCTTGAGTGCCGCGACTGGATCTGTTAGGCAAGAGCTGCGCTGGATGGAGGGTGATAAAGGGTCCAATATGGAGCTAGCTGAATCACAAAAAGGGATGCTCTGCCCAGAAACTGAGGCTGCATGTGGCTCAAATTCCAGCATCATCACAACCCTTGCAAGTGAGGGCAGCTCTTGTGAGGATGTGGGATTTGGATCGATGGTAGGTAGCAGTGAGGGGAATACTGGGAGTGTTGATGAAAGCATGGATGGGGGTAATAACCTTGGATCTTCTCTGGGTGATTTGTGTGAAGCACACTCTGTGTTGCCTTCGGAGGATGAACGTGTAAATTGCAGTGAAGTTCTTCAAGATGGATCCCAGGAAGAGTTAGAG CCTAATGCTGCACTCGGGATGGTAATCAATTCCAGGGGTGAAGTGAACTCGGAAGCTGTGCAAAAACCAGTGATAAG ATTGAGTTTAACAACTACGGCATGA